From the Triticum urartu cultivar G1812 chromosome 4, Tu2.1, whole genome shotgun sequence genome, the window CCGCTCTATCTTGTCGCTCGATGTTGTCGTACCACCAAGATCCAATGTCAAGCAACTTGGAGTCGTGTCGGACAACTGGGTGGAGGAGGGCAATGACGACAATCGAGAGGCCACACCTGCCACCCGCCATGGCTATGCATGTTGTCACTGAGACCAAACCGCACCACTATGACAACACACAAGAGGAGCAACCCACTGGCTGGATGTGGGGACTGTCTACCACCAACCACCGCAGTGGCGCGAGCACCGCCTTCCGGACTTCATGCCGCCCGCAACTGGTGGCCACCAGCAAGCCATGACTTCGTACTGCTTCCGGGACCCGCTTAGCCACAACTACTCCATGAGCACAAAACAAAAGGTGCCTTGATGTTGCTGACGCGTGATACATACAACCACAACTACGTGCAATGCGCCGCTCCCGGTGATCTCGGATCGTTGCCATGCCGCTGCACTTCTTGCCACTAATGTGCGATTTGTAGGACCGATGCTGTGCGTTGATGCTGCTCCCAGATCGTTGCCATGTCGGTGCTATTCTTGTCGCTACTACTATTCTCTTCGAGTCACTGCTGAGGATCGATGACCGTCATGGAACCACCTACAGGACCGCGCGCCACCATGGGCTGCTCAGGCTTTGCCCGACGGCAGCATTTGGTAGCGGCGAGGAGAGGAAGGTCGGACGGGGAGGACCATAAAACTTGGAACATGACCGTGTCCCATGTTGGCTGTCTGGACGAGGCAGGGGCAACTTTTACACAGACCGGCCTTCTAttatcttcttcttccttagaACTCCGGGTAATAGGGAATAGTCAACATGTTCATTTCATTTACGTGGATGTGGTATTGTGTCGTTAGGGGCTTTAGAACTCTATCGCAACCCTCTTGTAATCAAATTATATTTCTCTCTTAATGAAGTGACGTGCATTTTAAAAAAATGAGTCTATGTCTTTTCCTTTTTTTGAACAAAAATGTTGAGTCTATGTGTGACAAGTGTTCACCAAACAACTCGATgaaccaaaacaaaacaaggataaCCCCAAACCATTTGTGGTATACCTCCAACCAAACACAccataaaaataaaaaaaccatcttgaaCATCATAACGTTAGAACCGATTGTTGACTGTTTGTCCACTATCATCTTGAGTCAAACGAACAAACTAACTCATAGAGTAGGTTGGGTGTCTCGACTCTTTAGATTATATTATTCGTAAGTTCCATCTCTCATTGTCTCTCTCATTCTCTCCACCGGGGACggggcacgggggggggggggggggggggggggggggggggggggagcagGGGCTAAGCCATGCCCAAGGTTCAAATTTCCTTCATATTACTACTcattttttgttgttgttgtcacCACTCATTAGAACACCATGTTCATGATATTTTAGCACTTCCAGAACCCTCATTAAACTCATACCAAGCCAGTCTTACTTAACCCCCTCCATGTAAAATCCTGGCTTTGTCCCTGCTCTCCACATCAACAATTATCTTGCAAGACTTGACGATTGAGGGTAATATTTTGTGTTATGTTCTTGTCCACCTAACAATTTCTCTATTGCTCCGGAGCTGCATGTACACATACTATTTGTGCTTGAAAAAACAAATCACGTCCACAAACACTGTGTATATACTAAATGCATGTGGTGAGAATTTGTGAATTGTTGTTTGTGACAATGCATAAATCTGTTTTATTTACTTGATTGTAGACATAGCTTGGTAGTAGCATGTGGGGCATGGTTGTGTCAAAGGAGACAATTAATAAGACAAACATGCAGTTAGTTGGGAGAAATAAAGTTGACTTCAACTCTAGAGTCTAAGCTCTAGAAGATCTAGGTCGATGACTAATATTATCTGCACggaagatatatatatatatatagtctcTCTGTTTTTATTTTCTATACGAATTAGCTTTTTCTCAAGTCAAATTTGCTGAAGTAATTCTTCTATAGATTTGGGGATCCGCATTGAGAAACACATATCCGGGTATAGAGTATCAGATTGGTCATAACCTAAGTTCCAATTTGGTTGATGCGTAACTTTCTTAACAGGATGGGAATGAATTAGTCACTTTTAGGAATTGAGCTCCTTTCTATTTCTTAAAACTAGATGACCTCGCACGTTGTTGTGGAAATATTTTGCAATATATTTCAATGATATTTGATTGTATGAAACATTGTATTTGGAGTAATATTTTATTATGTTTGATTATTGTATAGTTGTAACATATTTGTAAAATATAAATAGCATAATAGAATAATAGAATGGAATTTTCATGCCTGTTTGCATGTTGACATGGACCTTTTCCTATGCATGATTACAGTAATAATACGAGAACTATAACTAAAATAAATATATTTTCTAATGCTTATTGTATAGTTCTAAAATATTTATTAAATATAAATAGCCTAATGAAATAAAAATTAATGCATGTTTGCATGTTGAGTTGGGTTTTCTCCTATGCATGATTGTATGCTGAGGTGGGCATTTTCCCATGCATGTTGCTTGCTGAGATGACATGCTTGCATGTTAAGAGAAATGGGTTAGTGAAAGCTAGATATTTAAATATAGAAGATAAATGGACATTCCCAACTGCCTATGTACATGAAGACTGAGAAGTTACTGGAGGTCATAAGATGAAGAGAGTTCTCCTTCTTCTGCCAGTGCATAGTTCAGCCGACTGGGTAGTTAACTTATCTCACATTTTGGTGTCTTTGATGCCAATGGATGACAAAAAGTCTATAATGTGTGTTACAAGACTTGCGTCTTTACTTATAATCTCTTGTATGTCTTGTAAACTATATTCCTTGTGCGATATCATGTTTAAACTCTGCTGCATATCATACTTTATTCGTTGGTGTCATGTTCTACATGATCTATGCCAAGTGTTTTTATAAGTGGCGGGCGGGGGGAGGGTAACCCATGGGTTCTTTGTCGGTAGTGTGTGGTGGGGACTTTATCAGAGTTGTTCATAACTTGAGTTCCAATCATATGGGATTTGATCTTTAGCCCCTCTTTACTTAATAATTTTATTATTTGCCACTCCATACATTGAAATTGTTGATTTGCCATATCTCACTTTGCTCTTTGTTCTTTTGCCAGTGCATCCATGTTCAGTTCTTCCATGAACATTCCACAAAAGGGCAGTATTGTAATATATTTTAACCTTTTATCCTTACAAGAAAGGGGGCAAATCATAATGAATTCAAGCATGGTAACAACATCGGATTGTTGCTGCGGAAAGGGGAGAACAATCTTAGTTGATCCTCCTGCAGTTCATCCTGATCTGCCCGTTGGATCCCGTCAGCGGCGTGATGTCCCCCATCTTGATCATTCCCTCTACAAAGTCCTGGAAGAAGGCGCTCTGGCTACCGACATACTCTCGGACCAGCGCGTCGGCAGCACCACCATTGAAGAGCTCCTGGTCTGAGTGCAGGAGGCCCCTCTTCTGGACGAGATTCTTGTAGTAGTTGTTCTCGAAGACGGTCAGGGTTTGTAGGTCCAGCGGCGCCAGGTTGTTGTCGCGGGAGCCGGTGGCGTGAGGGCAGCCTGACTGGCGGCTCCTGGCGAAGCCGGCGTCGATGTTTGTGTCGTTGTAGATGTGGTCCCGGAAGTTTGTGCAGCGTGCTAGGCCGATTGTATGGGCTCCTGGAAGACAAGTTATACCGTCAGCTCAAGTTATACTACCTGTTTTCCAGCTACTCTTTTGTCATTCCATCGGTAGGAATCATTCACCAACTTTCCTAATTAGTACTACATGTTTAAGTTAACAAGGAACAATTTTTTTGACGTTGTCCAGTCTTACAAATTAAGCGGACATACCAAAGGTTAGGTCAGTGGTAATTAGTCATCAATCAACTTTGTAACTCATCACCTGTAAAGAGTAGTATATTTGTTTAATCCTGAGAAATTGTCTTATGTAGAAATTTTGAGCTTTGGAGTCAAAACGTGGCTATCAGTTCCGTTGGTTGATACCAGCTTATTTTGCGGCTAGAAAGCTACCGACTCCATTGAGGAATTAACAGTCTGAGAAAGTAGCACAGAACCTTACTTGCTTCTTTTTTTGTTGTTGGTTCGGATTTCAAACTGCAAAATTGTACTACCGATGTACGTAATTATTTATACGAAAATAAAGTACGTAGAAGAAGGTTGATGGAAGATGCCAGTGGTTGATTTGGGATTATGTACCGATGTACGTACGGTTTATTTTGCATGTACCGTGTAACGTCCGTATATGTATGTATGTACTACTCCTACCTGAGAGTGCGACCATGTCTTTCTGGGAGAGCCCCTGCGCGGCGAAGAGCGACGTAAGGTTGGCAAGCCCCGACGTCGGCGGCGGGATGTTGTTCTCGGCGCCGTTGAAGCTCGCCGTCGTCGAGTCCCTCCTCCCCATCTTCACCTCCCAGCTCGGGCCACCCAGCTACACGTACACAATGCATGTCACACTAGTGTTAGACTTTGTTGAACGGTACGTACAGTACTACTAACGACCTAAGCATGACTATGCATGTATGGATACTTACGAAGACAACGCTCTCCTCGGCGGCGATGGCCAGGATGTCGGCGCAAGAGACGACGCCGGGACAACACCCCTCGACGGCCGCCTTGACGGCGTCGATGACCTCGAACCCCCTGGCGGAGTTCTTGTTGGGCGTGGCGTTCTTCTCGCCGCGCAGGCCCGGCGCGTCGTCCAGCAGCAGCGAGGCGTCGCAGCCCTGGACGAAGCAGTCGTGGAAGAAGAGGCGGACGATGGAGGCGCCCACGCGGCGCTCCCTGGCGATGGCCGGGTGCAGCGCCGAGCGCACGGCTTTGAGCATGCCCGGGCACGAGCGGGAGTAGAAGCCCGACGATAGCTGCGCCGACGCTCCTCCGCTGGCGATGGCGACCAGCGCGAGGATGAGCCAGAGGACAACAATGGCGCGCGCTGCCATGATCGGTTTATAGGTGTTTCTTACGATGCTACTCGATCGGTCTATTCTACAACCAGCTAGATAGTGCCTTGAGAGCTTGCTGGATGTGGTGGAGGAACGCGGGGCGGCCGGTATTTATAGGAAGAAAAGACTAGCTCTACACACACCGCAAGCCATGATTAGGTATACTAGTCTGCCATCATATATTAGTATTAGATTGCATCATCATGCCCCCATCGTCTTCACCAACTCCGGTGGACTTTGAGCGTTGATCCAAACGGGCGCTCGCTTTGGAATAACGCGTTTCACACCAGATGCATATGTAACGTAGCTCGTGAAAAATGAACAGCTCTGTTCTGGGGGAAAGCTGTTGCATGCCGATCGACACTGTGGCATCGACGACACGGTTAAGCAAAGAGACATGTCAATCATGCTTGCATGCATGGTTCGGCCTTCATGTTGCTTTCCTTGGCTTCGGAAAATTACTAGCTTGCCAGCTGCCTTCCGCTACCGACAGTTTCTGCTAGCAACTCTGTACCCTACGTCAAATTTAGGTCACTAATTTTAACACATGCATGTGGACTTAAAGGTAGTTGACACTTTGAAACAGGAACAAAGAGGTATACATTAACACGCTGGTTTATTTTGCTCCACGAGAAATGTCAAGGTTAGTTTACGTCTCCATCGGTATGTAGCTCCGGAATAGTAAGAT encodes:
- the LOC125551082 gene encoding peroxidase 4-like, with the protein product MAARAIVVLWLILALVAIASGGASAQLSSGFYSRSCPGMLKAVRSALHPAIARERRVGASIVRLFFHDCFVQGCDASLLLDDAPGLRGEKNATPNKNSARGFEVIDAVKAAVEGCCPGVVSCADILAIAAEESVVFLGGPSWEVKMGRRDSTTASFNGAENNIPPPTSGLANLTSLFAAQGLSQKDMVALSGAHTIGLARCTNFRDHIYNDTNIDAGFARSRQSGCPHATGSRDNNLAPLDLQTLTVFENNYYKNLVQKRGLLHSDQELFNGGAADALVREYVGSQSAFFQDFVEGMIKMGDITPLTGSNGQIRMNCRRIN